In one Brassica oleracea var. oleracea cultivar TO1000 chromosome C9, BOL, whole genome shotgun sequence genomic region, the following are encoded:
- the LOC106315683 gene encoding soluble inorganic pyrophosphatase 2: protein MADIRDEGTTPKSSVSSPLRNPNVTLNERNFAAFTHRSAAAHPWHDLEIGPEAPAVFNCVVEISKGGKVKYELDKNSGLIKVDRVLYSSIVYPHNYGFIPRTICEDSDPIDVLVLMQEPVLTGSFLRARAIGLMPMIDQGEKDDKIIAVCADDPEFRHYRDIKELPPHRLAEIRRFFEDYKKNENKKVDVEGFLPAQAAIDAIKDSMDLYAAYIKAGLQR, encoded by the exons ATGGCTGATATCAGGGATGAAGGAACAACCCCCAAGAGCTCTGTTTCTTCCCCTCTGAGGAATCCTAATGTTACCCTTAACGAAAGGAATTTTGCTGCCTTCACACACAGATCAGCTGCTGCTCATCCTTGGCATGACTTGGAGATTG GTCCTGAAGCCCCTGCTGTTTTCAACTGT GTTGTTGAAATTAGCAAAGGTGGCAAGGTGAAATACGAGCTAGACAAGAACAGTGGCCTTATTAAG GTTGATCGTGTCCTGTACTCATCCATTGTGTACCCACACAACTACGGCTTTATTCCTCGAACCATTTGTGAAGACAGTGATCCTATAGATGTCCTGGTACTCATGCAG GAGCCTGTGCTAACTGGATCGTTCCTCCGTGCCCGTGCTATTGGATTAATGCCCATGATTGATCAG GGTGAAAAAGACGACAAGATCATCGCAGTGTGTGCTGATGATCCCGAGTTCCGTCATTACAGAGACATCAAGGAGCTTCCTCCTCACCGTCTAGCTGAAATCCGCCGCTTCTTTGAGGATT ACAAGAAGAACGAGAACAAGAAAGTGGACGTTGAAGGTTTCCTCCCCGCTCAAGCTGCCATAGACGCGATTAAAGACTCCAT GGATCTTTACGCAGCTTACATCAAAGCTGGCCTGCAGCGTTAG
- the LOC106314249 gene encoding glutathione S-transferase T2-like: MAHDIFYSDHNTKFNLEHAWCVLRYEQKWLSLNTPKPSGSSKRKAGETCSQTSSTTVGDHEIRPEGIKAAKAKRNNAQGKSLDTSIWEMKKEDLMMKKKLSKLAILATLLAKKEPLSEAEEVVNNKLLAQYF, translated from the coding sequence ATGGCTCATGACATCTTCTACTCTGATCACAACACGAAATTTAATCTTGAACATGCGTGGTGTGTGTTGAGGTATGAGCAGAAATGGCTTAGCCTTAACACTCCTAAACCTAGTGGGAGTTCAAAGCGAAAAGCTGGAGAGACATGTTCACAAACTTCAAGCACCACTGTTGGTGATCATGAGATCCGTCCTGAAGGTATCAAGGCTGCTAAAGCTAAAAGGAATAATGCTCAAGGGAAGTCTCTTGATACGAGCATTTGGGAAATGAAGAAGGAGGATCTCATGATGAAGAAGAAACTGTCAAAGCTTGCCATACTAGCGACACTCCTAGCCAAGAAAGAACCACTAAGTGAGGCTGAAGAAGTTGTCAACAATAAGCTACTCGCCCAGTATTTCTGA
- the LOC106314250 gene encoding probable mitochondrial chaperone BCS1-A, with protein sequence MFPSSNYSFSPSTMFSVCASLSGFSMLFRSMLNDFVPEQLRSYIYENVLGRLFTPSSKNLTLIIDENSKYKRNLVYEAAEMYLRTKIGPETERLRVGKTPKQKHFIVTIAKGEAIRDTFEDIQVKWLYVQTEKANSEKVKRYYELTFEKKLRERVLDSYLNHVIAESEKIKRDLRVVNLYSRDVHMSSDDDGSAGGSWGCISLEHPSTFETLAMDPSAKKKIIDDLDRFLKRKEFYKRVGKAWKRGYLLYGPPGTGKSSLIAAMANYLKFDVFDLDLSNIYDNGELKRILLSTTNRSILVIEDIDCNAEVRDREDENQETGKARGKLTLSGILNFIDGLWSSFGDERIIVFTTNHKDRLDPALLRPGRMDMHINMSYCTGLAFRTLVSNYLGLDGLNHPLCEEIEKLIDSTEVTPAELAEQLMQDDDPNVILRGVISFVEKMKYEKSKGKVKAKEDVPACKELLTKKDDSCGKQSSMKNQKQAGKPKGRGMKRQKLME encoded by the exons ATGTTTCCTTCATCCAATTATTCTTTCTCACCGTCGACTATGTTCTCAGTGTGCGCATCTCTAAGTGGGTTCTCGATGCTCTTTAGATCGATGCTCAACGATTTCGTACCGGAGCAGCTCCGTTCCTACATCTACGAGAACGTACTGGGCAGACTATTCACTCCGAGTTCGAAGAATCTCACGTTGATTATCGACGAGAACTCCAAGTATAAGAGAAACCTAGTCTACGAAGCGGCGGAGATGTACCTCCGCACCAAGATCGGCCCCGAGACTGAGCGTTTACGCGTTGGAAAAACTCCGAAGCAGAAGCACTTCATTGTCACGATTGCGAAAGGAGAAGCGATCCGAGACACGTTCGAGGACATCCAGGTGAAGTGGTTATATGTTCAGACGGAGAAAGCGAATAGTGAAAAAGTAAAACGGTACTACGAGCTCACATTCGAGAAGAAGCTGCGAGAGAGAGTCTTGGACTCTTACTTGAACCACGTTATCGCGGAGTCGGAAAAGATCAAGAGGGACCTGAGAGTGGTGAATCTCTATAGCCGAGATGTGCATATGAGCAGTGACGACGATGGATCTGCTGGAGGGAGCTGGGGATGTATAAGTCTCGAGCACCCCTCGACGTTCGAAACCTTGGCGATGGATCCAAGTGCAAAGAAGAAGATAATCGATGACTTGGATAGGTTTCTGAAGAGGAAAGAGTTTTACAAGAGAGTTGGTAAAGCATGGAAACGTGGTTACTTGTTGTATGGCCCACCAGGAACTGGTAAATCTAGCTTGATAGCCGCGATGGCTAATTACCTAAAGTTCGATGTGTTTGATCTTGATCTTAGTAATATTTATGACAATGGTGAACTGAAGAGGATTTTGTTATCCACCACGAATCGTTCTATTTTGGTGATTGAGGATATTGATTGCAATGCTGAGGTGAGAGATAGGGAAGATGAGAATCAAGAAACTGGAAAAGCTAGAGGAA AGTTGACTCTCTCAGGGATTCTGAACTTCATTGATGGGTTATGGTCAAGTTTTGGAGATGAGAGAATCATTGTCTTCACGACAAACCACAAAGACCGGCTTGATCCTGCGTTGCTACGTCCGGGAAGAATGGATATGCATATCAATATGTCGTATTGTACAGGTTTAGCATTTAGGACATTGGTTTCTAATTACCTTGGTTTAGATGGCTTAAACCATCCTCTATGTGAAGAAATCGAGAAGCTGATTGATTCTACGGAGGTTACTCCAGCTGAGTTAGCTGAACAGTTGATGCAAGACGATGATCCTAATGTTATTCTACGTGGAGTAATTAGCTTTGTCGAGAAGATGAAATACGAGAAAAGTAAGGGCAAGGTCAAGGCCAAGGAGGATGTTCCTGCTTGTAAAGAACTTTTAACTAAGAAAGATGATAGTTGCGGGAAACAGAGTAGTATGAAGAATCAGAAGCAGGCTGGTAAACCTAAAGGAAGGGGCATGAAAAGGCAAAAACTTATGGAGTAA
- the LOC106313994 gene encoding uncharacterized protein LOC106313994: MEQSFLQNLHTMSLSYLASTIKKSLRDFQFLKKTEIVAPKPIGFLCSFIPLLGGKVSLQPDIFKRQASCCYTQNTFAAENLLREPSRQFSTITMPAGKKTSRKRKCLNDDELIIPNK; this comes from the exons ATGGAGCAATCGTTTCTTCAGAACCTCCACACCATGTCGTTATCTTATCTTGCGAGCACCATCAAGAAGAGTTTGAGAGATTTTCAATTCCTCAAAAAGACGGAGATCGTCGCGCCAAAACCGATTGGTTTTCTCTGCAGCTTCATCCCTCTTCTCGGAG GAAAGGTTTCTCTCCAACCTGACATTTTCAAAAGACAAGCCAGTTGTTGCTACACTCAAAACACCTTCGCGGCTGAAAATCTCTTAAG GGAACCAAGCCGTCAGTTCTCGACCATTACTATGCCGGCTGGTAAGAAAACTTCTCGGAAGAGGAAATGTCTAAATGATGATGAATTGATAATTCCAAACAAGTAA